The genomic segment TTTTTGCCCGCTCATTTGCCAGTTTCTTGATGCCGGCGATATCTTTGCGTTCACGTTCCGACTGCAGAATACGTTTCTGAAGGGCATCTGCTGTAGCAGGGTTTTTGTGCAGATAGTCATCCAGCGCTTTTTTGACAAAGTCGTTGATGAAGCCACGTACTGTTGGACCTTCAGGACCTACGCTTTGAGAACCCAGCTTCGTTTTCGTCTGTGATTCGAAAACCGGTTCCTGCACTTTGATGGCAATTGCTCCAATAATAGAAGACCGTATATCTGAGGCATCAAATTCTTTTCTATAGAATTCGCGAACCGTCTTTACGATGGCTTCACGAAAGGCAGCCTGATGCGTACCGCCCTGTGTGGTGTGCTGCCCGTTGACAAAAGAATAATATTCTTCACCATATTGCTGGCCGTGGGTCATAGCGATCTCGATGTCATCACCCCGCAGGTGAATAATTGGATAGCGCATGGACTCGGCATCGATATTGCGCTCCAGCAGATCTTTCAGACCATGTTCGGAAACGAACTTTTTGTTATTAAAATTGATGGTTAGACCTGCATTCAGAAAAACATAATTCCAGATCATGTTTTCAACAAATTCAAGTCTGTATTTGTAATTTCTGAAAATCGTGTCGTCAGGGTAGAATGTTACGGCAGTGCCATTGCGCTGTGTCGTGTCCTTTTGCTCATCACTAATCAGTTCGCCTTTGGAGAATTGCGCAATGCGGGTGATATTTTGACGATAAGACTGTACGGTAAACTGGCTGGATAGCGCGTTAACCGCTTTGGTACCGACACCATTCAAGCCAACAGACTTCTGAAACGCCTTACTATCATATTTACCCCCGGTATTGATCTTAGAAACAACATCGACCACAGATCCAATTGGAATACCCCGGCCATAATCCCGTACCGAAACCTTATTTTCGTTTACCGTAATGTCGATGGTCTTTCCGGCGCCCATCACAAATTCGTCAAT from the Sphingobacterium thalpophilum genome contains:
- a CDS encoding DNA topoisomerase IV subunit B — its product is MSTYNEDSIRSLDWKEHIRLRPGMYIGKLGDGSAYDDGIYVLLKEVVDNSIDEFVMGAGKTIDITVNENKVSVRDYGRGIPIGSVVDVVSKINTGGKYDSKAFQKSVGLNGVGTKAVNALSSQFTVQSYRQNITRIAQFSKGELISDEQKDTTQRNGTAVTFYPDDTIFRNYKYRLEFVENMIWNYVFLNAGLTINFNNKKFVSEHGLKDLLERNIDAESMRYPIIHLRGDDIEIAMTHGQQYGEEYYSFVNGQHTTQGGTHQAAFREAIVKTVREFYRKEFDASDIRSSIIGAIAIKVQEPVFESQTKTKLGSQSVGPEGPTVRGFINDFVKKALDDYLHKNPATADALQKRILQSERERKDIAGIKKLANERAKKASLHNRKLRDCKIHFSDKNERNQETTLFITEGDSASGSITKSRDVQTQAVFSLKGKPLNSYGMSKKIVYENEEFNLLQHALNIEDGLDGLRYNNIVIATDADVDGMHIRLLLLTFFLQFFPDLVKAGHVSILQTPLFRVRNKKETIYCYSDEERQRAISKLGGKPEITRFKGLGEISPSEFGLFIGKDIRLDPVILSKDNKIQQLLEYYMGKNTPDRQKHIVENLRVEVDLEEELTKKAG